GCGTTGTACCGGCTGGTCGAGGCGTGGGGCGTCGTTCCGGATTTCGTGACCGGCCATTCGGTCGGGGAGATCGCGGCGGCGCATGTCGCGGGGGTGCTTTCGCTCGCCGACGCGTGCGCTCTCGTGGCGGCCCGCGCCCGGCTGATGCAGGCGCTGCCCGCCGGCGGGGCGATGGTTTCCTTGCAGGCGAGCGAAGCCGAGGTGTCGCCGCTGCTCAGCGACCCGGTATCGATCGCGGCGGTGAACGGGCCGAGCTCGGTGGTCGTGGCCGGAGCCGCCGAACCGGTCGAGGAGATCGCGGCGAAGTTCGCGGCGCTGGGCCGCAAGACCAGCAAGCTCGCGGTCTCGCACGCCTTCCACTCGCCGCTGATGGACCCGATCCTCGAAGAGTTCCGCCGGGTGGTCGGCGGGTTGGCGTTCGCCGCGCCGGCGATCCCGATGGTTTCGAACCTCGCCGGCGAGGTCGCGAGCGCGGACTTGGTCCGGTCCCCGGACTACTGGGTGCGTCACGTGCGGGAGCCGGTCCGGTTCGCCGACGGCGTCGAGGCCGCTCGTGCCGCCGGGGTGACGGCTTTCCTCGAACTCGGCCCGGGCGGCGTCGCTTCAGCCATGGTGCAGGGCGTGCTCGGCGACCGCGCCGAAAGCATTGTGGCCGTTCCGGTGCTGCGCGACAACCGCAGCGAACAGTCCTCGATGCTCTCCGCGCTGTCGCGACTGCACGTGGCCGGCGTCCCGGTCGATTGGGCCGGCGTCTACGCCGGGACCGCCGCGCGCCGGATCAGCCTGCCGACCTACGCCTTCCAGCACGAGCGCTTCTGGCCGGAGGCGAACGAAGCCAAGACAGCCGAACCCGCGCGGTCCACTGTGGACGCCCGGTTCTGGGCCGCCGTCGAGCGCGAAGACCTCGACGGGCTCGCAGCGGACCTGAACGTCGAAGGCAGTGCTCTCGGCGCGGTCCTGCCCGCGCTGGCCGAGTGGCGGCGTAAACGGGAAGCCCTGTCCGCCATGGACTCCTGGCGGTACCGGGAGAGTTGGGCGCCGCTGGGCGGGCTCGGGGCGGAGGTGCTGCGGGGCTCGTGGCTCGTCGTCGTCCCGCAGGGGCTCGCCGAGGACGCCTGGACCGCGTCGGTGATCGACTCGCTGGGCGCGGCCGCGGTCCGGCTCGACGTCAGCACGACCGGGCGGGCCGAACTGGCCGACCTGCTGCGGGACCGGAACATCGGCGACTACGCCGGTGTGGTGTCTCTGCTCGCTTTCCTCGACTCCGGAGCCGCAGCCACTGCGGAACTGTTGCAGGCGTTGGGCGATGTGGGGTGCGGGGCGCGGGTGTGGGCGGTGACGTGTGGTGCTGTGTCGGTTGGTGGTGGGGATCGGGTTCGTTGTGTGGGTCAGGCTGGGGTGTGGGGGTTGGGGCGGGTGGCTGCTTTGGAGTGTCCGGAGCGGTGGGGTGGTTTGGTGGATTTGCCTGGGGTGGTTGATGGTGGTGTGGGGCGGTGGTTTGTGGGGGTGTTGGCGGGGGGTGGGGGTGAGGATCAGGTTGCGGTGCGGGGTGGGGGGGTGTTCGGTCGTCGGTTGGTGCCGGTGCCGGTGGGGGGTGAGGCGGGGGGTTGGGTGCCGTGGGGGACGGTGTTGGTGACTGGTGGTACTGGGGCGTTGGGTGCGCATGTTGCTCGTGATTTGGCGGCGCGGGGTGCGGAGCATGTGGTGTTGGCGAGTCGTCGGGGTGAGGCGGCGCCGGGTGTGGCGGGGTTGCGGGGTGAGTTGGAGGCGTTGGGTGCGCGGGTGAGTGTTGTTGCGTGTGATGTGTCGGATCGTGGTGCGGTGGGGGAGTTGTTGGCGGGTATTCCGGAGGAGTTGCCGTTGCGGGGGGTGGTGCATGCTGCGGGTGTTGTGGACGATGGTGTGCTGGACGGGTTGACGCCGGAGCGGTTTGAGGGTGTGTTTCGGTCGAAGGTGGCGTCGGCGTTGGTGTTGGATGAGTTGACTCGTGGTTTCGAGCTGGATGCGTTCGTGTTGTTTTCGTCGGTTGCTGGTGCGGTGGGGAGTCCGGGGCAGGGTAGTTATGCGGCGGCGAATGCGGTGTTGGATGCGTTGGCGCAGCGTCGTCGGGAGGAGGGTTTGGCGGCTACGTCGATTGCGTGGGGGGCGTGGGCAGGCGGCGGCATGGCGGACGACGTCAAGGTGGCGGAGCGCTCCCGCCGGGTCGGCACGTCGATGCTGGAACCCGGAATGGCGCTGGCCGCTCTCAATCACGTGGTCGCCGAGCCCGCCGCGACGGTGGTGCTCGCCGACCTGCAGAATCCCGAACTGCTCACCGCGTTGCTGAGCCTGCGGCCGAGCCCGCTGCTCGGCGATCTGCCCGAAGCCAAGCGGATCCAGTCGACGATGGCGGTGCCCGCCGACGCCGGTTCCGCGGTGGCCCAGCTGCACGAACGGCTGGCGGAGCGGTCCGAAAGCGACCGCGTCGCGCTGCTCCTCGACACCGTCCGCGCGGACGCGGCCGCGGTGCTCGGCCACGCGTCGGCAACCGCTGTCGACGCAGACAAGGCGTTTCGCGATCTCGGGTTCGACTCGCTGACCGCGATCGAGATCCGCAACCGGATCGCCGCCGCCACCGGACTGCGGCTGCCTGCCACGCTCGTCTTCGACTATCCGACCCCCGCCGTGCTCGCCGGCCATCTGGTAGGCCTGCTCGCCGGTCGCACGCCCGAAATCGCGCCGGTCGCGGCAAGTGTGGCCGCCGACGAGCCGGTGGCGATCGTCGGGATGGGCTGCCGGTTCCCGGGCGGGGTGGCGTCGCCGGAGGACTTGTGGCGGTTGCTGGACGAGGGCCGTGACGCGCTGTCGCCGTTCCCGTCGGATCGCGGCTGGGACCTGGCCGCGCTGGCCGGGGGTGGACGGGGCGCCAGCGCGACCGGGCAGGGCGGGTTCCTGGACGACGTCGCCGGTTTCGATCCGGGGTTCTTCGGGATCTCTCCGCGCGAGGCGCTGGCGATGGATCCGCAGCAGCGGATTCTGCTGGAAACGGCGTGGGAAGCCTGGGAACGCGCCGGGATCAACCCGGCGACGCTGCGGGGCAGTTCGACGGGGGTGTTCATCGGCACCAACGGCCAGGA
This sequence is a window from Amycolatopsis benzoatilytica AK 16/65. Protein-coding genes within it:
- a CDS encoding type I polyketide synthase, with amino-acid sequence MTELMMTSSSEKVVAALRASLKEADRLRRRNRELAAAAAEPIAIVGMSCRFPGGVASPEDLWELVSSGTDAVSAFPSDRGWELDALGAAGVDARGHGISTQGGFLRGAAEFDPGFFGISPREAVSMDPQQRLLLEASWEAVERAGIDATRLRGSRTGAFVGTNGQDYAYLVVRAPAEATGDLGTGFAASAMSGRLSYAFGWEGPAVTVDTACSSSLVALHLAAQALRAGECSLALAGGVNVMSTPGSLVEFSRQGGLASDGRCKAFSDRADGTGWAEGVGMLVLEKLSDARRNGHEVLALVRGSAVNSDGASNGFTAPNGRAQRRVIRQALAAAGLSPADIDVVEAHGTGTPLGDPIEARSLISVYGKNPDRAQPLLLGSVKSNFGHTQAAAGVAGVIKTVLALRHGRVPETLHAEPLSSHVDWAGSGVEVLAAAREWPENDRPRRAAVSAFGVSGTNAHAILEQAPAVEAEADDSSLPEVVSWLLSGKTEAALKDQARALLSKLDGEAGLRPADVALSLATTRAAFEHRLAVTADDPAGLHALLSDWADGAPAPGVVEGRVAGRAKLCAVFSGQGSQRARTGKELAEAFPVFADALDAVLAQWDAPIREVLFAEPGTAQAALLDETGYAQPALFAVEVALYRLVEAWGVVPDFVTGHSVGEIAAAHVAGVLSLADACALVAARARLMQALPAGGAMVSLQASEAEVSPLLSDPVSIAAVNGPSSVVVAGAAEPVEEIAAKFAALGRKTSKLAVSHAFHSPLMDPILEEFRRVVGGLAFAAPAIPMVSNLAGEVASADLVRSPDYWVRHVREPVRFADGVEAARAAGVTAFLELGPGGVASAMVQGVLGDRAESIVAVPVLRDNRSEQSSMLSALSRLHVAGVPVDWAGVYAGTAARRISLPTYAFQHERFWPEANEAKTAEPARSTVDARFWAAVEREDLDGLAADLNVEGSALGAVLPALAEWRRKREALSAMDSWRYRESWAPLGGLGAEVLRGSWLVVVPQGLAEDAWTASVIDSLGAAAVRLDVSTTGRAELADLLRDRNIGDYAGVVSLLAFLDSGAAATAELLQALGDVGCGARVWAVTCGAVSVGGGDRVRCVGQAGVWGLGRVAALECPERWGGLVDLPGVVDGGVGRWFVGVLAGGGGEDQVAVRGGGVFGRRLVPVPVGGEAGGWVPWGTVLVTGGTGALGAHVARDLAARGAEHVVLASRRGEAAPGVAGLRGELEALGARVSVVACDVSDRGAVGELLAGIPEELPLRGVVHAAGVVDDGVLDGLTPERFEGVFRSKVASALVLDELTRGFELDAFVLFSSVAGAVGSPGQGSYAAANAVLDALAQRRREEGLAATSIAWGAWAGGGMADDVKVAERSRRVGTSMLEPGMALAALNHVVAEPAATVVLADLQNPELLTALLSLRPSPLLGDLPEAKRIQSTMAVPADAGSAVAQLHERLAERSESDRVALLLDTVRADAAAVLGHASATAVDADKAFRDLGFDSLTAIEIRNRIAAATGLRLPATLVFDYPTPAVLAGHLVGLLAGRTPEIAPVAASVAADEPVAIVGMGCRFPGGVASPEDLWRLLDEGRDALSPFPSDRGWDLAALAGGGRGASATGQGGFLDDVAGFDPGFFGISPREALAMDPQQRILLETAWEAWERAGINPATLRGSSTGVFIGTNGQDYANLVVSSRDDMEGHASTGLAASVVSGRLSYVFGLEGPAVTVDTACSSSLVALHWAIRALRSGECSMALAGGVTVMSTAIGFAGFTRQGGLAPDGRCKAFSDDADGTGWSEGAGVLVLERLSDAERNGHRILAVVRGSAVNQDGASNGLTAPNGPAQQRVIRQALADARLSTVEVDAVEGARDGDCAG